The proteins below come from a single Diadema setosum chromosome 21, eeDiaSeto1, whole genome shotgun sequence genomic window:
- the LOC140244970 gene encoding EF-hand domain-containing family member C2-like, which translates to MSLPFLPGNSFNPRLGKEKFHKSQHFDYSNEVPMLVGEHKPGIGGTKLLGQKAKPQSSNIPQGQGNAAPAWVAFDKQVLQFDAFFQEAVHEMRQQYRIRKCKIYFYLEDDSIQVIEPQVENSGIPQGTLIRRHRIPLPPPNDNQFYTVEYFNVDQEITLYGRTFKITGCDQFTFNFLRKLGVRVREPAETPKDPYTNFRKGMDEAQQPLRPYEKVDTLKQFLDHDRHVLRFLCFWDDRDNMFGDLREFYLHYFLADDTIEIKEIIPPNSGRDKTPMFLRRGRLSKTSPESLRQPGEITGRTVLNVFGPTGHGGRYILDSLKTGAVHSEFYHDSDLTIGSTINANGRTLILADCDDFTKEYYARKYGINDFAPVNYRNDPGGAGKRVWPPYTGFGSEEDSLCSCMGLLPKPPRRDFIKFMEKDRHGLDSNVIRFVARLDTTKPIDVDRRFIISYFLSDDTIAVFEPPERNSGIIGGKFLERGRIKKPNQPRFGTELSEYFTARDLYVGSRLNFHSHFFILIDADEYAFRYMEKHADEFPMANIGAIMQKISSIAAQHREQIKEFLKRNDSNNTGHLEYDQFRNLLVQLGGSHLSEHEIIVIARYYSDTKDVKLSQEALVSIVQEQLKKNAFENFAKLREGFLQHDTDKSGYLDAALVRSTCNAFHLPLPDDLLRVLISRLETNGDGQVNYNAFIVHLNWRDNPVTTAQYIAPPAKFDESWTGQESKDGVKRVNYLALLQSLFPDM; encoded by the exons ATGTCACTACCATTTTTGCCAGGAAACTCCTTCAACCCAAGG TTGGGGAAGGAGAAGTTCCACAAGTCACAACACTTTGACTACAGCAATGAGGTTCCCATGCTTGTCGGCGAGCACAAGCCTGGCATCGGGGGCACGAAACTCCTCGGACAGAAGGCTAAGCCCCAGTCCAGCAACATCCCCCAGGGGCAGGGCAATGCGGCACCGGCCTGGGTGGCCTTTGATAAGCAGGTCCTCCAGTTTGACGCCTTCTTCCAGGAAGCCGTTCACGAGATGCGGCAGCAATACCGCATCCGCAAGTGCAAGATCTACTTCTATCTGGAGGATGATTCGATCCAGGTCATCGAGCCTCAGGTTGAGAACAGCGGCATACCACAAG GAACCCTCATCAGAAGACATCGAATCCCTCTCCCACCTCCCAATGACAACCAGTTTTACACCGTGGAATATTTCAATGTGGACCAAGAGATCACCTTGTACGGCCGCACCTTCAAGATTACGGGCTGCGATCAGTTCACCTTCAACTTTCTGCGCAAGCTCGGAGTGCGTGTCAGAGAACCAGCTGAGACACCTAAGGATCCTTACACCAACTTCAGGAAAGGG ATGGATGAAGCTCAGCAGCCGCTACGTCCCTACGAGAAGGTGGACACCCTCAAGCAGTTCCTGGACCACGATCGCCATGTGCTGCGCTTCCTGTGCTTCTGGGACGACAGGGACAACATGTTTGGCGATCTGCGCGAGTTCTACCTCCACTACTTCCTGGCGGACGACACCATCGAGATCAAGGAGATCATCCCGCCCAACTCGGGGCGCGACAAGACGCCCATGTTCCTCAGGCGGGGCCGCCTGTCGAAGACTTCTCCCGAGTCATTGCGGCAGCCTGGTGAGATCACCGGTCGTACCGTGCTGAACGTCTTTGGGCCAACTGGCCATGGAGGGCGCTATATTCTTGACAGTTTGAAG ACTGGAGCAGTGCATTCTGAGTTCTACCATGACAGTGATCTGACCATCGGCAGCACCATCAATGCCAACGGCCGTACCCTCATTCTGGCTGACTGTGATGACTTCACCAAAGAGTACTACGCCAGGAAATATGGCATCA ATGACTTTGCTCCCGTCAACTACAGGAACGACCCCGGCGGCGCAGGCAAGCGGGTGTGGCCACCTTACACCGGTTTCGGCTCTGAGGAGGACTCCCTGTGCTCCTGCATGGGTCTCCTGCCCAAGCCGCCCCGCCGAGACTTCATCAAGTTCATGGAAAAAGACAG ACATGGTCTCGATAGCAATGTGATTCGCTTTGTGGCTCGTCTGGACACCACCAAGCCCATTGATGTCGACCGCCGCTTCATCATCTCATACTTCTTGTCTGACGACACCATTGCTGTGTTCGAGCCACCTGAAAGGAACTCCG GCATCATTGGTGGCAAGTTCCTGGAGCGTGGGCGGATCAAGAAGCCGAACCAGCCGCGATTTGGCACCGAACTCTCAGAGTACTTCACCGCTCGTGATCTCTATGTGGGCAGTCGCCTCAATTTCCACAGCCATTTCTTCATTCTCATCGATGCTGACGAGTATGCTTTCAGATACATGGAGAAACATGCAGATGAG TTTCCCATGGCCAACATTGGCGCCATCATGCAGAAGATCAGTTCCATTGCTGCCCAGCATCGCGAGCAAATCAAGGAGTTCCTCAAACGGAACGACTCCAACAATACCGGCCACCTAGAGTACGACCAGTTCAG AAACCTACTGGTGCAACTTGGTGGCAGCCACCTGTCGGAGCACGAGATCATTGTCATCGCCCGTTACTATAGCGACACAAAGGACGTCAAGCTGAGCCAGGAGGCGCTGGTCTCCATCGTGCAGGAGCAGCTGAAGAAGAACGCCTTCGAGAACTTTGCCAAGCTGCGCGAGGGCTTCCTGCAGCACGACACGGACAAGTCCGGGTACCTGGATGCTGCCCTCGTGCGCAGCACCTGCAACGCCTTCCACCTCCCTCTCCCAGACGACCTCCTGAGGGTGCTCATCTCAAG ACTGGAGACAAATGGAGATGGTCAAGTGAACTACAATGCCTTCATCGTCCACCTGAACTGGCGGGACAACCCTGTGACCACCGCCCAGTACATTGCTCCCCCAGCCAAGTTTGACGAGTCCTGGACGGGTCAAGAGAGCAAGGACGGAGTGAAGAGGGTCAACTACTTGGCACTGCTGCAGAGTCTCTTCCCCGATATGTAG
- the LOC140244196 gene encoding uncharacterized protein, which produces MAANSFHAEILSKSITELQQEKDRYEQKLRDMKNKRKVLEKKYETDVLKFKQTDEKRSKMTETVRIAQHKVTQSQSELDSQQTANNQLQAKIRHIEESIQAKDDAQNKELEAYEEKLSDLVDQFQRARHFYTDESLLSEISLMKQKEQELEQETVNVKVESERVSEAFQELSKTLEQRKEAEEREGFTVATQKEIISMLTAENQESEKALNDLKERKAQIDEELKNLRDWFPPEDARIEE; this is translated from the exons ATGGCAGCCAACTCTTTCCATGCGGAAATTTTGTCAAAAAGCATCACTGAACTTCAGCAAG AGAAAGATAGGTATGAGCAGAAGTTGAGAGACATGAAAAACAAGAGGAAGGTCTTGGAGAAAAAGTATGAGACAG ATGTGCTAAAGTTCAAACAGACTGATGAGAAGCGGTCCAAGATGACCGAAACAGTCAGGATTGCCCAGCACAAGGTGACCCAGTCCCAGTCAGAGCTGGACAG TCAGCAGACGGCAAATAATCAGCTGCAAGCAAAGATCCGGCACATTGAAGAGTCCATACAGGCCAAGGATGATGCTCAGAATAAAGAATT GGAGGCATATGAAGAAAAGCTCTCCGACTTGGTGGATCAATTTCAGCGTGCCAGGCACTTCTAT ACAGATGAATCACTCCTCAGTGAGATCAGTCTTATGAAGCAAAAAGAACAAGAATTGGAGCAAGAGA CTGTAAATGTCAAGGTCGAGAGCGAGAGGGTTAGCGAGGCATTCCAGGAGCTGAGCAAGACTCTGGAGCAGAGAAAGGAGGCAGAGGAGAGGGAGGGTTTCACAGTCGCAACCCAGAAGGAAATTAT CTCTATGCTAACTGCTGAGAACCAAGAATCGGAGAAAGCCTTGAATGACCTGAAGGAGAGGAAGGCCCAGATCGATGAGGAGCTGAAAAATCTTCGAGATTGGTTTCCACCAGAGGATGCGCGGATTGAAGAATAG
- the LOC140244607 gene encoding cx9C motif-containing protein 4-like — MPKGDPCQRQACDIQACLQAYKYNEAKCIHVIEAMRKCCDKFDSQQSVCCSGFLKTHGRHSRKGSESESSVKTS, encoded by the exons ATGCCCAAGGGTGATCCATGCCAAAGACAAGCGTGCGACATCCAAGCCTGTTTGCAAG CTTACAAATACAACGAGGCTAAGTGTATCCACGTCATCGAAGCCATGAGGAAGTGCTGTGACAAGTTTGACTCCCAGCAGTCCGTCTGCTGCTCCGGCTTCCTCAAGACCCATGGAAGACATTCCCGTAAGGGCTCTGAAAGTGAATCTTCAGTCAAGACATCCTGA